From the genome of Gemmatimonas phototrophica, one region includes:
- a CDS encoding TraR/DksA family transcriptional regulator yields MAESKSASTKDATKKPKPMPKKQLQHFEKRLLEERKRVLKELGHHSDTLGPNGEASEGDNSAYSFHMADQGTDAMEREKAFLFASKEGRFLFHIDQALRRLYKAPEMFGKCHQCGEEIAFERLDALPNARYCIACKQREEDSKKG; encoded by the coding sequence ATGGCCGAATCGAAGTCTGCGTCGACGAAGGACGCCACCAAGAAGCCCAAACCCATGCCCAAGAAGCAGCTCCAGCACTTCGAGAAGCGGCTGCTCGAAGAGCGGAAGCGCGTGCTCAAGGAGCTCGGCCACCACAGCGATACGCTGGGCCCCAACGGCGAGGCCAGCGAAGGGGACAACAGCGCCTACTCGTTCCACATGGCCGACCAGGGGACTGACGCCATGGAGCGCGAGAAGGCCTTCCTGTTTGCCTCCAAGGAAGGGCGCTTTCTGTTCCACATCGACCAGGCCCTCCGTCGGTTGTACAAGGCGCCGGAAATGTTCGGCAAGTGCCATCAGTGTGGCGAGGAAATCGCATTCGAGCGTCTCGATGCGCTGCCCAACGCCCGGTATTGCATCGCGTGCAAGCAGCGCGAGGAAGACTCGAAGAAGGGATGA
- the lspA gene encoding signal peptidase II has protein sequence MKAIVAFPVFLVVVILDQITKLVAENTMVTAGTPKSVFGEWFRFALVYNPGAAFGLNLGPYSRWIFMGLTCGALVILGKLYQQTEDGDFRRVLAISLVAAGAVGNVIDRIRSEFGVVDFIDIGFGTHRWPTFNVADIAVSSGAILLALVLWHEERREIAALEAAARENAASSDSRDLVP, from the coding sequence GTGAAGGCGATCGTCGCGTTCCCCGTCTTCCTTGTCGTCGTCATTCTCGATCAGATCACCAAGTTGGTGGCCGAGAACACGATGGTCACCGCGGGTACCCCGAAGTCGGTCTTCGGGGAGTGGTTTCGCTTTGCCCTCGTGTACAACCCCGGGGCAGCCTTCGGGCTGAACCTGGGGCCGTACTCGCGGTGGATTTTCATGGGGCTCACCTGTGGCGCGCTGGTGATCCTGGGCAAGTTGTATCAGCAGACGGAAGACGGTGACTTTCGTCGCGTCCTGGCCATTTCGCTGGTGGCGGCCGGCGCAGTCGGAAACGTCATTGACCGCATCCGATCGGAATTCGGTGTCGTGGACTTTATCGATATCGGTTTCGGGACCCATCGCTGGCCTACATTCAATGTGGCCGATATTGCGGTGAGTAGCGGTGCCATCCTGCTCGCCCTCGTCCTCTGGCATGAGGAGCGCCGCGAGATCGCGGCGTTGGAAGCGGCGGCACGCGAAAACGCCGCCTCGTCTGACTCGCGCGACCTCGTTCCCTGA
- the lspA gene encoding signal peptidase II: MKPNTRAPIARAATASAVINDVPTAPMTLRFWVLVVVTVGLDFFTKALAVEHLVPRHMPHRILGDVVRFTLAYNPGAAFGMHLGPGSRWIFAALSIVIVVVLMRATADLTRISKVAAFGVPVIVGGAIGNLLDRIRLREGVVDFIDIGIGSVRFWTFNVADTAVTIGAACLVIALWHEDKAQQDVLKAREEATS, from the coding sequence ATGAAGCCGAACACCCGGGCGCCCATTGCGCGCGCCGCTACCGCCAGCGCCGTCATCAACGATGTGCCTACGGCGCCCATGACCCTGCGGTTCTGGGTGTTGGTGGTCGTGACCGTCGGGCTCGACTTCTTCACCAAGGCGCTGGCCGTGGAGCACCTCGTGCCTCGGCACATGCCCCATCGCATTCTTGGTGATGTGGTGCGCTTTACCTTGGCCTACAACCCGGGGGCGGCCTTTGGCATGCACCTCGGACCTGGCTCCCGGTGGATCTTTGCCGCGCTGAGCATCGTGATTGTCGTCGTCCTCATGCGAGCCACGGCCGACCTCACCCGCATCTCGAAGGTGGCGGCGTTTGGGGTACCGGTGATCGTGGGCGGGGCCATTGGTAACCTGCTCGACCGCATTCGGCTCCGCGAAGGCGTCGTGGATTTCATCGATATCGGCATTGGGTCCGTGCGCTTCTGGACGTTCAACGTGGCCGATACGGCCGTGACCATTGGGGCGGCCTGTCTGGTCATTGCGCTCTGGCATGAAGACAAGGCGCAGCAGGATGTGCTCAAAGCACGGGAAGAGGCCACCTCGTGA
- a CDS encoding RluA family pseudouridine synthase, translating to MSAGLTFSFTVADNAGERLDLLVARHGDLSRTQAATLIANGTVLVNGERQKASYRAEPEDAVVVTVPPPPGRDVVPEQIPLDIVYEDEHLLVVNKAAGMVVHPAPGNWSGTLVNALMGRGEPLAEGGGEDRAGLVHRLDKDTSGLLVVAKTDESHRILSGALAARQVTRRYVAVCWGHLNADSLTVDKPIARDPRDRTRMAIVQTGKAARTDFTRLARFDSVDLLRAHLHTGRTHQIRIHLSSVGHPVIGDDTYGGGGGRKLAGLPPRRHFLHAAWLRFKHPVSGAIVDLRSPLPTDLRQSLAALSDMPELATHQDPLDVFGFYHTDESVGSARGAASD from the coding sequence GTGAGTGCTGGCCTGACGTTCTCGTTCACCGTGGCGGATAACGCCGGTGAGCGGTTGGATCTGCTGGTGGCCCGGCACGGTGACCTGTCGCGCACGCAGGCGGCCACCCTCATTGCCAACGGCACGGTCCTGGTGAATGGGGAGCGGCAGAAGGCCAGCTACCGCGCCGAACCGGAAGATGCGGTCGTGGTCACCGTCCCCCCGCCGCCCGGGCGTGATGTGGTGCCGGAGCAAATTCCGCTCGACATCGTGTACGAGGATGAACACCTCCTCGTGGTCAACAAGGCCGCCGGCATGGTGGTGCATCCGGCTCCGGGCAACTGGTCGGGTACGCTCGTGAACGCCCTGATGGGGCGCGGCGAACCGCTGGCCGAAGGGGGCGGGGAAGACCGGGCCGGGCTGGTGCACCGCCTCGACAAAGACACCTCCGGTCTGCTGGTGGTCGCCAAAACCGACGAGTCGCACCGTATTCTGAGCGGCGCGCTGGCGGCCCGGCAGGTTACCCGGCGCTATGTGGCCGTCTGCTGGGGACACCTGAATGCCGACTCGCTGACGGTGGATAAGCCGATCGCCCGTGATCCGCGAGACCGGACGCGTATGGCAATCGTCCAGACAGGGAAGGCAGCACGTACGGACTTCACACGGCTGGCCCGCTTCGACAGCGTGGACCTGCTGCGCGCGCACCTGCACACCGGGCGTACGCACCAGATCCGCATCCACCTGTCGAGTGTGGGACACCCGGTCATTGGTGATGACACCTATGGCGGGGGCGGGGGGCGCAAACTGGCCGGACTCCCTCCGCGTCGTCATTTCCTGCATGCCGCCTGGCTTCGCTTCAAGCACCCGGTGTCCGGGGCCATTGTCGATCTGCGGTCACCTCTGCCTACGGACTTACGGCAGTCGCTCGCCGCACTCAGTGACATGCCGGAACTCGCCACGCATCAGGACCCGCTCGATGTCTTCGGCTTCTACCATACCGACGAATCCGTCGGAAGCGCCCGCGGGGCGGCTTCCGACTGA
- a CDS encoding chemotaxis protein CheW has product MSSASTIPTNPSEAPAGRLPTELSDDDDDHRPQWLVVASAGVLWGIPVEQVREVVRPAGLRPVPGSPVIQAGIVNVRGAIVTALDLQALRTGERAVTPGSIVLLQHGARPIGLVVDTVHDVRGATPESPDAPAGVTVLDAVALCARYLHSAEERAR; this is encoded by the coding sequence ATGTCTTCGGCTTCTACCATACCGACGAATCCGTCGGAAGCGCCCGCGGGGCGGCTTCCGACTGAGCTCTCCGACGACGACGATGACCACCGGCCGCAATGGCTGGTGGTCGCGTCGGCGGGCGTGTTGTGGGGCATACCCGTTGAGCAGGTTCGTGAGGTCGTCCGCCCGGCCGGCTTGCGCCCGGTCCCCGGATCGCCTGTCATCCAGGCCGGGATCGTCAACGTGCGGGGCGCCATCGTCACAGCCTTGGACCTGCAGGCGCTCCGAACGGGAGAGCGTGCCGTTACGCCGGGATCAATCGTCTTGCTTCAGCACGGGGCCCGGCCAATCGGGCTCGTCGTGGATACCGTGCACGATGTGCGAGGCGCGACGCCGGAGTCTCCGGATGCCCCCGCCGGCGTAACGGTTCTGGACGCGGTCGCGCTCTGCGCGCGGTATCTGCACTCAGCTGAGGAGAGAGCACGGTGA
- a CDS encoding response regulator, translating to MSKTVLICDDAIFMRTMVGDILTQAGFEIVGEAETGMQAVEKYKHLRPDLVTMDIVMPDMGGIDAVREITKLDPQARVLMCSAMGQQALVVEAIQAGAKDFVVKPFQPSRVLEAVNRVLAA from the coding sequence GTGAGCAAGACTGTTCTGATCTGCGACGACGCGATCTTCATGCGGACCATGGTGGGGGACATCCTCACACAGGCGGGCTTCGAGATTGTCGGTGAGGCCGAAACGGGGATGCAGGCGGTGGAGAAGTACAAGCACCTGCGCCCTGATCTGGTCACCATGGACATCGTGATGCCCGACATGGGCGGCATTGACGCGGTGCGCGAAATCACGAAGCTCGACCCACAGGCTCGCGTGCTCATGTGCAGCGCCATGGGCCAGCAGGCGTTGGTGGTGGAAGCCATTCAGGCCGGCGCCAAGGATTTTGTTGTGAAGCCGTTCCAGCCGAGCCGGGTGCTGGAAGCGGTGAACCGCGTGCTCGCCGCATAA
- a CDS encoding chemotaxis protein CheA — protein sequence MDAARYAALFQAEAREHLAELDAALLALEASVRDGADAVVTSAHVATLFRGMHTIKGMAGSMGYTAVEKVSHALESRCEPLRSGDEPLHADLLALIFEGTDVLRTAIDDAARGVETPSATIGSLLVRLRRPVSTGAAPVGGTPSVVSADSATRVGMADSAPDVANVRHVDVRLVSDCPLKGVRAMLVLAKLGPLGQVRATHPEQSRWQEDGFDGVFRVTLVSDAAEDTLVQAAMAAGDVSRVQVRLPALTSQVARQAADAASVPEATRTVRIDARRLDTLLDLVGELVITRDRLLRAIEAEDHPDRDVQRAARDAARLVSAMQDEVLQARLLPVGQVFDRFPRLVRDVSRELGKDVSFVMEGREIELDRSLLDAIGDPILHLLRNALDHGIEEPAVREAAGKAPRGELILRAARDRAAVIIQVQDDGRGIHRETVLHRALEQGLVPPDTAVLTDELLLQVIAHPGFSTARRVTNLSGRGVGVDVVNTRVRALGGQLEIESIEGLGTVVTLRLPVTLAITRALLVEVRGSTFALPATHVEEAMEYHESLRVHHAGGPAVTIRDEVVPLVALGERFGLVRSSTLENVNASAPGSGVDQHLAIVEAGGRRVALLVDALVAQQDIVVKPLDVVRGASPWFSGATVLGDGSPALIIDVPSVV from the coding sequence ATGGACGCGGCGCGCTATGCGGCGTTGTTTCAGGCCGAGGCGCGCGAGCATCTCGCCGAACTCGACGCCGCGCTGCTCGCGCTGGAGGCGTCGGTGCGCGACGGAGCGGATGCGGTGGTCACCAGTGCGCACGTGGCCACCCTGTTTCGTGGTATGCACACGATCAAGGGCATGGCCGGATCCATGGGCTACACGGCCGTGGAGAAAGTGTCGCACGCCCTCGAGTCCCGGTGCGAGCCACTTCGCAGTGGGGATGAGCCGCTACACGCCGATCTACTGGCCCTGATCTTTGAAGGCACCGATGTGCTGCGCACCGCCATCGATGACGCCGCGCGGGGGGTCGAGACCCCATCCGCCACGATTGGCTCGCTGCTCGTGCGACTACGCCGTCCGGTGTCCACCGGCGCAGCGCCTGTAGGCGGCACACCAAGCGTAGTGTCTGCCGATTCTGCGACACGAGTGGGGATGGCCGATTCGGCACCTGACGTGGCGAACGTGCGGCATGTGGACGTGCGCCTCGTCAGCGATTGTCCGCTGAAGGGTGTGCGGGCCATGCTGGTGCTGGCCAAGCTCGGACCGTTGGGGCAGGTACGCGCCACGCACCCCGAGCAATCCCGCTGGCAGGAGGACGGCTTCGACGGCGTCTTCCGGGTGACGCTGGTGAGCGACGCGGCCGAAGACACCCTCGTACAAGCCGCCATGGCCGCCGGCGATGTGTCACGCGTGCAGGTCCGGTTGCCGGCGCTCACGTCGCAGGTGGCGCGACAGGCGGCCGATGCGGCCAGTGTGCCAGAGGCCACGCGTACCGTGCGCATTGATGCGCGGCGCCTAGATACGCTGCTCGATCTGGTGGGCGAACTGGTCATTACCCGCGACCGGTTGCTGCGGGCCATTGAGGCCGAGGATCATCCCGACCGAGACGTGCAGCGGGCGGCTCGTGATGCGGCCCGCCTGGTGAGTGCCATGCAGGACGAAGTGCTGCAGGCACGACTGCTGCCGGTTGGACAAGTATTTGATCGGTTTCCGCGACTGGTACGCGATGTCTCGCGTGAACTGGGGAAAGACGTGTCTTTCGTCATGGAAGGCCGCGAAATCGAACTGGATCGTTCGCTGCTCGACGCTATTGGCGACCCCATTCTGCACCTGCTGCGGAACGCGCTCGACCATGGCATTGAAGAGCCGGCCGTGCGTGAGGCGGCGGGCAAAGCACCGCGTGGTGAACTCATTCTGCGCGCGGCCCGCGATCGGGCCGCCGTGATCATTCAGGTGCAGGATGACGGACGCGGCATTCATCGCGAGACGGTGCTGCACCGCGCGCTGGAGCAGGGACTGGTGCCACCGGACACCGCGGTGCTCACCGATGAACTGCTGCTGCAGGTCATCGCCCATCCCGGCTTCTCCACCGCCCGACGGGTCACCAACCTCTCCGGTCGCGGCGTGGGAGTGGATGTCGTGAACACGCGCGTGCGCGCGCTGGGCGGTCAACTGGAAATCGAATCCATCGAAGGCCTGGGCACGGTGGTGACGCTGCGGTTGCCGGTCACGCTGGCCATTACCCGTGCGTTGCTGGTGGAGGTCCGCGGCAGCACCTTTGCGCTGCCGGCCACCCATGTGGAAGAGGCCATGGAGTATCACGAATCCCTGCGGGTGCATCACGCCGGTGGGCCTGCCGTCACCATTCGTGACGAAGTTGTTCCGCTCGTGGCGCTCGGTGAACGGTTTGGGCTGGTTCGCTCGTCAACGTTGGAGAACGTGAATGCTTCCGCCCCCGGCAGTGGTGTGGATCAGCATCTCGCAATCGTGGAGGCCGGGGGACGCCGGGTGGCGTTGCTCGTGGATGCCTTGGTAGCACAGCAGGACATTGTCGTGAAGCCGCTCGATGTGGTACGCGGAGCCTCCCCGTGGTTCAGCGGAGCAACCGTGCTGGGTGATGGCAGCCCCGCGCTGATCATTGATGTACCGAGTGTCGTATAA
- a CDS encoding chemotaxis protein CheC, whose protein sequence is MSYKAVPVVQTGGRNDGSKGEEPLMAEMTMQDNEVGQSQPDGAPRSVVRSLKGIQLDALREIANMGAGHAATALSQMTGSTIMIKVPAISVASIEELPAQFAPHEEPVAAVMMHMLGDLTGRTLLVFPKPTVMRLAELMLRRPVGSSVAFSELESSAIKETGNILSGAYMNALSDFLGMLLLPSPPTLVIDMSTAVLASAFGEFAPDPDSVLCVESEFLLRETDLTLRGFFLLLPDPASLQVMLRALRLA, encoded by the coding sequence GTGTCGTATAAAGCAGTCCCTGTAGTGCAGACTGGTGGTAGGAACGATGGCAGCAAGGGCGAGGAACCACTCATGGCGGAAATGACCATGCAGGACAACGAGGTGGGCCAATCACAGCCCGACGGTGCACCGCGCTCGGTGGTGCGTTCGCTGAAGGGCATTCAGCTGGACGCCTTGCGCGAAATTGCCAACATGGGCGCGGGGCATGCGGCAACAGCGCTCTCGCAGATGACCGGCAGTACGATCATGATCAAGGTGCCGGCCATCAGCGTGGCCAGCATTGAAGAGCTGCCGGCGCAGTTTGCTCCCCATGAGGAGCCCGTGGCAGCCGTCATGATGCACATGCTCGGCGATCTCACCGGACGTACGTTGCTGGTGTTTCCCAAGCCGACGGTCATGCGACTGGCGGAGCTCATGCTGCGACGCCCGGTCGGGTCGTCGGTCGCCTTCAGCGAACTCGAGTCGTCGGCCATCAAGGAAACCGGCAATATTCTGAGTGGTGCGTACATGAACGCGCTAAGTGATTTTCTGGGCATGTTGCTGCTGCCGTCGCCCCCCACGCTGGTGATCGATATGTCCACCGCCGTGCTGGCGAGCGCCTTCGGAGAATTCGCTCCCGATCCCGACTCCGTCCTCTGTGTGGAGAGCGAGTTTCTGTTGCGTGAGACGGATCTCACGCTGCGGGGATTCTTCCTGTTGCTCCCCGATCCGGCGTCGCTGCAGGTCATGCTGCGCGCGCTCCGTCTGGCGTGA
- a CDS encoding tetratricopeptide repeat protein: MNASQNASDVGLLRTLVDRIDPRDPGAFNNLGVLYHTRGLHAEAVDAFLRALAIDPRMRTAARNLELAAALPGACDARRQRLDERIAQNPDDRSALRDLAQLTRLIGHTADAIRQLDALIAEDPDDADALFERGLIEQRAGDLRRAQRWFERAVNAGTLGNARLHLAEVLYQRGQNEQAMEVLDQLLAQHPEHADAHLLRGFVLGDMGHHESAIAASRRAAQLNPALEALQGDLVIEPAPGASAVETRVLSVEPDGALARYGLGLAFRQRGYFREARQEFNRAFAQGEDPRLVQHALAELDLLDGDSTSARSRYEALLSDEESARCWNEHGVALHQAGDVAAAADSYRRSLRIDPRHAIAYNNLGVALADRGDSTAAREAFTRAAELDPTLVLARLNLARWQARHRDPMAALALLRELAEFHPGEAEVWHTLGRVLVQMQRPEEARDALVKAVEVRSTHAEARYALAQVLEALGDQDGAVRETQQALTLSPVRKDARLSVGIDLQRECPDAVGPVDLLSLLGGTPLTGVELGDDAVDRLLPEQPHAVVPVPALEERVAAACTAADDFAVRTLHGEAVERYRDARTLLDQAMSTAPADSLMALWHRAALGEARSCCLLQKAAEALPLLRRVVAWMPDAPEALVLYAAALADHDGTALRDEARSALLRIMRQDLESAAMLHFAGDIALQLRDESLALGFYRRALANDPMRPTPRVAIARLLRERGDLLAARLELVAALTAVPHWREALVELARVHQDAGRHADARLVLADHLRRIPTDLDALTLLAEVLVAEGRTDDARVAVERLLRHDPDHAPALWLDGVLLTDQSRLRDAMARWTRLSQLADAEPYRSRARAALARAPLARDAEEHDIVFDLAIIPDAPSPAVRVDEPVVNVA; this comes from the coding sequence ATGAACGCCAGTCAGAACGCTTCCGATGTTGGACTCCTGCGCACGCTGGTCGATCGCATCGACCCGCGTGATCCAGGAGCGTTCAACAATCTGGGGGTGCTGTATCACACGCGCGGCCTGCACGCCGAGGCCGTGGATGCCTTTCTGCGCGCGTTGGCCATTGACCCGCGCATGCGCACGGCCGCACGGAATCTTGAACTGGCTGCCGCGCTGCCCGGCGCCTGCGATGCGCGTCGGCAGCGGCTGGACGAGCGCATTGCGCAGAATCCCGATGATCGGTCTGCCTTGCGCGATCTGGCGCAGCTGACGCGGCTCATTGGCCACACGGCCGATGCCATTCGTCAGCTCGATGCCCTGATCGCCGAAGATCCCGATGACGCGGACGCGCTCTTCGAGCGCGGGCTCATTGAACAACGCGCCGGCGATCTGCGGCGAGCCCAACGCTGGTTTGAGCGCGCCGTCAATGCCGGAACGCTCGGCAACGCCCGGCTGCATCTCGCCGAAGTGCTGTATCAGCGTGGACAGAACGAGCAGGCCATGGAAGTGCTGGATCAGCTGCTTGCGCAGCACCCCGAGCACGCCGATGCGCATCTGCTGCGAGGGTTCGTGCTTGGCGACATGGGGCACCACGAATCCGCCATTGCCGCGTCCCGTCGCGCCGCACAGCTCAACCCGGCGCTGGAAGCGCTGCAGGGCGATCTGGTGATTGAACCCGCGCCGGGCGCCTCGGCTGTCGAAACGCGCGTGCTGTCGGTGGAGCCCGATGGCGCCCTCGCGCGCTACGGTTTGGGACTGGCTTTCCGGCAGCGCGGATACTTTCGCGAGGCCCGGCAGGAGTTCAACCGGGCCTTCGCGCAGGGGGAAGATCCGCGTCTGGTCCAGCACGCCCTCGCGGAACTGGATCTGCTCGATGGCGATTCCACCTCTGCCCGCTCGCGCTACGAAGCGCTGCTCAGCGACGAGGAATCCGCACGCTGCTGGAACGAACATGGTGTCGCGCTGCATCAGGCGGGTGATGTGGCGGCCGCGGCGGACAGCTATCGGCGTTCGTTGCGCATCGATCCGCGCCACGCCATTGCCTACAACAACCTTGGCGTGGCCCTAGCGGATCGCGGTGACAGCACCGCCGCGCGGGAAGCCTTCACGCGCGCGGCCGAATTGGATCCCACCTTGGTCCTGGCCCGACTGAATCTGGCCCGGTGGCAGGCCAGGCATCGCGATCCCATGGCCGCTCTCGCCCTGCTGCGGGAGCTGGCGGAATTTCATCCGGGTGAGGCCGAAGTGTGGCACACGCTGGGGCGTGTGCTGGTGCAGATGCAGCGTCCCGAAGAAGCGCGTGACGCCCTCGTCAAAGCCGTGGAGGTGCGCTCCACGCATGCCGAAGCCCGGTATGCCCTGGCGCAGGTGTTGGAAGCGTTGGGTGACCAGGACGGTGCAGTGCGTGAAACGCAGCAGGCCCTTACGCTGTCCCCCGTCCGCAAGGATGCCCGATTGTCGGTGGGGATCGACCTGCAGCGGGAATGCCCTGACGCCGTAGGCCCCGTTGATTTGCTCAGCCTGTTGGGCGGTACACCGCTCACCGGGGTCGAGCTGGGCGACGACGCGGTGGATCGTCTGTTGCCCGAGCAACCGCATGCCGTCGTCCCCGTTCCGGCACTGGAGGAACGGGTCGCCGCCGCCTGTACTGCGGCCGATGACTTTGCGGTGCGTACGCTGCACGGCGAAGCGGTTGAGCGCTATCGCGATGCGCGCACGCTGCTCGATCAGGCCATGAGTACGGCCCCCGCCGACTCCCTCATGGCCCTCTGGCATCGCGCCGCCCTTGGGGAAGCCCGCTCCTGCTGTCTGCTGCAGAAGGCGGCCGAGGCATTGCCCCTCTTGCGTCGCGTGGTGGCCTGGATGCCGGACGCGCCGGAAGCCCTGGTGCTCTATGCCGCGGCCTTGGCCGATCATGATGGGACGGCGCTGCGCGACGAGGCCCGGAGTGCCTTGCTGCGCATCATGCGACAGGATCTGGAGAGCGCCGCGATGCTGCACTTTGCCGGCGATATCGCGCTGCAGTTGCGTGATGAATCGTTGGCCCTTGGCTTCTATCGCCGGGCGCTGGCCAATGACCCCATGCGCCCCACCCCGCGTGTGGCCATCGCGCGTTTGTTGCGGGAGCGCGGCGATCTGTTGGCGGCCCGTCTCGAACTGGTGGCGGCGCTCACCGCTGTTCCGCACTGGCGCGAGGCCCTCGTGGAGCTCGCGCGGGTGCATCAGGATGCCGGCCGGCATGCGGACGCGCGTCTGGTGCTCGCCGACCATCTGCGCCGCATTCCCACCGATCTCGACGCACTGACCCTGTTGGCCGAAGTTCTCGTGGCCGAAGGGCGTACCGACGACGCGCGGGTGGCCGTGGAGCGATTGCTGCGCCACGACCCCGACCACGCGCCGGCTCTCTGGCTGGACGGTGTGCTGCTCACGGATCAATCGCGTCTGCGCGATGCCATGGCGCGATGGACACGCCTGTCGCAACTCGCGGATGCTGAACCGTATCGCTCGCGGGCACGTGCGGCGCTCGCCCGGGCCCCCCTCGCTCGCGATGCCGAAGAACATGACATCGTGTTTGACCTCGCCATCATCCCCGACGCTCCTTCTCCCGCCGTGCGTGTGGACGAGCCGGTGGTAAACGTCGCGTGA
- a CDS encoding DUF4388 domain-containing protein — MALEGRLRDLALTEVLQLLALGRKTGVLHCHAPLQGRRAQIAFNSGAIIDADVAGVDRVNDLAAPRRRTSDRTAMEDAVQDVLLWRDGTFRFAPGERPTHDTTVRLAVEPLLMDAAMRAEVWRHIESRVPHARVIPAFVEVEPQQLPLLRLSPPQWEILTCVDGQRDLMALATAMQRDVTEVAKLVFDLMGSGLLTLREGQTAPRQNPTPPATPAVPTVIPAPPGTDSAFTPGSATAVTAPDLWIPSLSGGLPAQPFGDLDEDSLFDPIALGVLTPEGLPRQNTPWPPAASVAPTPIEPSFPGEQQEVVATGATLTQDGRMLCQQGDELARAGDLVGAMAHWNAALRAPAPLPNAERVREAVALAARLHALLHS, encoded by the coding sequence ATGGCACTCGAAGGCCGACTTCGCGATCTCGCCCTCACCGAGGTGCTGCAGCTGCTCGCGTTGGGGCGCAAAACCGGGGTGCTGCATTGCCACGCCCCATTGCAGGGGCGGCGAGCCCAGATTGCCTTCAACAGCGGCGCCATCATTGACGCCGATGTCGCGGGAGTGGATCGGGTCAACGATCTTGCCGCGCCACGCCGTCGCACGTCGGACCGCACCGCCATGGAAGACGCGGTGCAGGATGTCTTGCTCTGGCGCGACGGTACGTTCCGGTTTGCTCCGGGCGAACGGCCCACGCACGACACCACCGTGCGCCTGGCGGTCGAACCGCTGCTCATGGACGCGGCCATGCGCGCCGAGGTGTGGCGGCACATTGAATCGCGGGTTCCCCATGCCCGCGTCATTCCCGCGTTTGTTGAGGTGGAGCCGCAGCAATTGCCGCTGTTGCGCCTCTCGCCGCCCCAGTGGGAAATCCTTACCTGTGTGGACGGGCAGCGCGATCTGATGGCGCTGGCCACGGCCATGCAGCGCGACGTCACCGAAGTGGCCAAGCTGGTCTTTGATCTCATGGGATCGGGACTCCTGACGCTGCGGGAAGGGCAGACGGCGCCGCGCCAGAACCCCACCCCTCCGGCCACTCCCGCCGTCCCGACGGTCATCCCGGCCCCGCCCGGTACCGATTCGGCGTTCACCCCCGGGAGTGCCACCGCCGTAACGGCGCCGGACCTGTGGATCCCGTCGTTGAGCGGGGGGCTGCCCGCACAGCCCTTTGGCGACCTCGACGAAGACTCGCTCTTTGATCCCATCGCCCTCGGCGTACTCACCCCGGAGGGGCTGCCGAGACAAAACACACCGTGGCCTCCGGCGGCGTCGGTTGCGCCAACCCCCATTGAACCGTCCTTCCCGGGAGAGCAGCAGGAGGTCGTGGCGACGGGTGCCACGCTGACGCAGGATGGACGGATGTTGTGCCAGCAGGGTGACGAACTGGCACGCGCTGGCGATCTTGTGGGAGCGATGGCGCACTGGAACGCGGCCTTGCGGGCACCCGCTCCTTTGCCGAACGCCGAACGCGTTCGCGAGGCGGTGGCCCTGGCTGCTCGATTGCACGCGCTGCTGCACTCCTGA
- a CDS encoding GTP-binding protein — MPIVDHATRLITCKLVYYGPGRSGKTTNLTYLHSALPSGQVGSLTSLATRRDRTLFFDYLPVDLGTVGAYKVRFQLYTVPGQPYYKAIRQLVLQGADGVAFVADSQRHRWDDNIESLQDMHANLAEHGVDARDLPIVLQYNKQDLPPSLAASVADLSAALNFRGVPEFAADALNGVGVFDSLRSLGRKVLRRLGAEDGTPAGQRANAALRTPAYAPALTEGSLEGAVAEPQGSGVAA, encoded by the coding sequence ATGCCCATTGTCGATCACGCCACACGGCTGATCACCTGCAAGCTGGTCTATTACGGGCCCGGTCGGTCCGGCAAGACGACGAATCTCACGTACCTGCATTCGGCGTTGCCGAGCGGGCAGGTGGGATCACTCACGTCGCTTGCCACCCGTCGCGACCGCACGCTCTTCTTTGACTATCTCCCAGTGGACCTGGGGACCGTGGGGGCGTACAAAGTGCGCTTCCAGCTCTATACCGTCCCCGGGCAGCCGTACTACAAGGCCATCCGGCAGCTCGTGCTGCAGGGCGCTGACGGTGTGGCGTTCGTAGCCGACAGCCAGCGCCACCGGTGGGACGACAACATCGAAAGCCTGCAGGACATGCACGCCAACCTGGCCGAGCACGGGGTTGATGCGCGAGACCTGCCCATCGTCCTGCAATACAACAAGCAGGATCTGCCGCCGTCACTGGCGGCCAGTGTGGCTGATCTCTCGGCGGCGCTCAACTTTCGTGGGGTTCCCGAGTTTGCCGCCGATGCCCTGAACGGGGTTGGGGTGTTTGATTCGCTGCGTTCGCTTGGTCGCAAGGTGCTGCGCCGTCTTGGCGCCGAAGATGGCACACCGGCCGGACAGCGAGCCAATGCCGCGCTGCGCACGCCCGCGTATGCGCCGGCGCTGACGGAGGGATCGTTGGAAGGAGCCGTGGCTGAACCGCAGGGATCCGGAGTGGCTGCGTGA